From the Microbacterium sp. W4I4 genome, one window contains:
- a CDS encoding response regulator has product MALARLHGGPLDGQIIPLDDETRDSLILPYSETQLRYRREGDASNTGAHDGPTQVAFRFIESEDDISPNANQNHDG; this is encoded by the coding sequence ATGGCACTCGCACGACTTCACGGCGGCCCGCTCGACGGGCAGATCATTCCGCTCGACGATGAGACGCGGGACTCTCTGATCCTGCCCTACAGCGAGACTCAGCTCAGGTATCGGCGCGAGGGCGACGCGTCGAACACGGGCGCGCACGACGGGCCGACCCAGGTGGCGTTCCGCTTCATCGAGTCCGAGGACGACATCTCGCCGAATGCGAACCAGAACCACGACGGCTGA
- a CDS encoding type III polyketide synthase encodes MGPTVQLRSLQTIVPDVPLDQETVRDVFAGQPELSRLAKRLVTASFNGSGIETRHTVLEELSLDAETSTPLFYDRASGELLAPGTKARNEIYIREADRLFIEVARRALDADPDLTAADVTHVVTVSCTGFHAPGPDFEIVRALGMSDSVERYHLGFMGCYAAMPALRAARQFCLADPDAVVLVVSVELCTLHLRSAEDPDMIIASSLFSDGAAAGLVTARSFDSAAPAFSLDRFRTAIALEGEKDMAWTIGDSGFEMVLSTAVPQIIGESIRAALRPLWSDDDKLAAAFDDDRIGEPVAHWAIHPGGRSILDRVQERLRLSDEQLHPAREILREYGNMSSATVLFVLRHILESAEARSGDRVAAMAFGPGLTAESAMLTVLTPGA; translated from the coding sequence ATGGGCCCCACCGTGCAGCTTCGTTCCCTGCAGACCATCGTCCCCGACGTCCCGCTCGATCAGGAGACCGTGCGCGACGTCTTCGCCGGGCAGCCCGAGCTGAGCAGGCTGGCCAAGCGCCTGGTGACCGCATCGTTCAACGGATCGGGGATCGAGACGCGGCACACGGTGCTCGAGGAGCTCTCGCTGGATGCCGAGACCTCCACGCCGCTGTTCTACGACCGGGCCAGCGGCGAGCTGCTGGCGCCGGGCACCAAGGCGCGCAACGAGATCTACATCCGCGAGGCGGACCGGCTCTTCATCGAGGTCGCCCGTCGTGCGCTCGACGCCGATCCCGACCTCACCGCGGCCGATGTGACGCATGTCGTCACCGTCTCCTGCACGGGCTTCCACGCCCCAGGGCCCGACTTCGAGATCGTGCGGGCACTGGGGATGTCCGATTCCGTGGAGCGCTACCACCTGGGATTCATGGGCTGCTACGCCGCGATGCCGGCGCTGCGCGCCGCCCGGCAGTTCTGCCTCGCCGACCCGGATGCCGTGGTGCTCGTCGTGAGCGTGGAGCTGTGCACGCTGCACCTGCGCTCCGCGGAGGATCCCGACATGATCATCGCCTCGTCGCTGTTCTCCGACGGCGCGGCCGCGGGCCTGGTCACGGCGCGATCCTTCGACTCGGCGGCACCCGCGTTCAGCCTGGACCGCTTCCGCACGGCGATCGCGCTCGAGGGCGAGAAGGACATGGCCTGGACGATCGGCGACAGCGGGTTCGAGATGGTGCTGTCCACGGCCGTTCCGCAGATCATCGGCGAGAGCATCCGCGCCGCGCTGCGCCCGCTGTGGAGCGACGACGACAAGCTGGCAGCCGCGTTCGACGACGACCGTATCGGGGAACCGGTGGCGCACTGGGCCATCCATCCCGGCGGACGCAGCATCCTCGACCGGGTGCAGGAGCGCCTGCGCCTCAGCGACGAGCAGCTGCATCCCGCCCGCGAGATCCTGCGGGAGTACGGCAACATGTCCAGCGCGACGGTGCTGTTCGTGCTGCGTCACATCCTCGAGAGCGCCGAGGCCCGTTCGGGCGACCGGGTCGCGGCGATGGCCTTCGGCCCTGGTCTGACCGCCGAGAGCGCCATGCTCACCGTGCTGACTCCCGGAGCATGA
- a CDS encoding methyltransferase domain-containing protein produces the protein MIPDLTARAVGARELMDEPDADQAMLDRTYALFPLVNAVVSGWRGVYRRDIRPLARRRRLRVLDIGAGGGDLTRLIARRLHRDGCDAQVTGLDVDPRAVRWASAQDGPPGLRWRCASTSDLVAEGEVFDLVISNHVLHHLTPGLLSDVLSDSLRLRAPGGAVLHGDIARSRTAYALFAAATLPLARTVLAGSFIRPDGLTSIRRSFTADELAVAAGDGWSVEQRMPSRLLLRARDLHPEKSDA, from the coding sequence ATGATCCCGGATCTGACGGCACGTGCGGTCGGCGCGCGGGAGTTGATGGACGAGCCCGACGCGGATCAGGCCATGCTCGATCGCACCTACGCGCTCTTCCCGCTCGTCAACGCGGTGGTGTCCGGCTGGCGCGGCGTGTACCGGCGCGACATCCGCCCGCTCGCCCGCCGGAGGAGGCTACGCGTGCTCGACATCGGCGCCGGCGGGGGAGACCTGACCCGGTTGATCGCCCGGCGGCTGCACCGGGACGGCTGCGATGCGCAGGTGACGGGGCTGGACGTCGATCCACGCGCGGTCCGCTGGGCGTCCGCGCAGGACGGTCCGCCCGGCCTGCGCTGGCGGTGCGCGTCCACCTCCGATCTGGTCGCGGAGGGTGAGGTCTTCGATCTCGTGATCTCCAACCACGTGCTGCATCACCTGACACCGGGCCTGCTCTCGGACGTGCTGTCCGACTCGCTCCGTCTGCGCGCGCCGGGCGGAGCCGTGCTGCACGGCGACATCGCCCGCAGTCGCACCGCGTACGCGCTGTTCGCGGCGGCGACCCTGCCGCTGGCCCGCACCGTGCTGGCCGGTTCGTTCATCCGGCCGGACGGGCTCACCAGCATCCGTCGCTCCTTCACCGCCGACGAGCTGGCAGTCGCCGCCGGAGACGGCTGGAGCGTCGAACAGCGGATGCCGTCCCGCCTGCTGCTGCGCGCCCGCGACCTGCATCCGGAGAAGAGCGATGCCTGA
- a CDS encoding CYTH domain-containing protein — translation MATDPTASGDPQRTFEVERKYDADADTSLPDWGSVPGVTAVSEGEPRELDARYLDTAQRTLALNGVALRRRTGGPDAGWHIKGPRQGDGRLELGWPLDDDDRMPDAVAATVAQWTAEELHPIARIENSRTAYQLSGAQGVIAEFVDDRVRATDLGSGIRREWREWEMELGPAAPVDDAGREEFFAAVERAVLAAGGRPPSSGSKLARALGL, via the coding sequence GTGGCGACCGATCCCACGGCATCCGGCGACCCGCAGCGCACCTTCGAGGTCGAGCGCAAGTACGACGCCGATGCCGACACGTCTCTGCCGGACTGGGGGAGCGTCCCCGGGGTGACCGCGGTGAGCGAGGGAGAGCCTCGCGAACTGGACGCCCGCTACCTGGACACCGCACAACGGACCCTGGCGCTGAACGGCGTCGCGCTGCGTCGTCGCACGGGCGGACCCGACGCCGGCTGGCACATCAAGGGACCTCGACAGGGCGACGGCCGGCTCGAGCTCGGCTGGCCGCTGGATGACGACGACCGGATGCCGGATGCCGTCGCGGCGACGGTCGCGCAGTGGACCGCCGAGGAGCTGCATCCGATCGCCCGCATCGAGAACTCCCGCACGGCCTACCAGCTGAGCGGCGCGCAGGGCGTGATCGCCGAATTCGTCGACGACCGGGTGCGTGCGACCGACCTGGGCAGCGGCATCCGCCGGGAATGGCGCGAGTGGGAGATGGAGCTGGGGCCCGCGGCCCCGGTCGATGACGCGGGGCGCGAGGAGTTCTTCGCCGCCGTCGAGCGGGCCGTGCTCGCCGCCGGTGGTCGTCCGCCGTCCTCCGGCTCGAAGCTGGCGCGCGCGCTCGGGCTCTGA